Proteins from one Meriones unguiculatus strain TT.TT164.6M chromosome 10, Bangor_MerUng_6.1, whole genome shotgun sequence genomic window:
- the C10H16orf46 gene encoding uncharacterized protein C16orf46 homolog isoform X1 yields the protein MDFCQESETVLENNENKKIEDTEETALTLSCPDERSERNHVCCLLSISDLTLNEDEQANEFAINTGWEEAVHGWGRTSPTACIWSRKRMKRGRVGEGTSGSSNCLLCMSLSQGSPEARSLLEGGKSEVAAVVEVSPQKSWSNPSQGPSTASKEPSKPCFPTHLNGEKKSLQTKEFIWCMEEWAFPETVSSKDYRNPSKITDQGLSISSSLASNALVVLPPLKISPPNNLDVLNKKSKNVFWQPEEKVMRVGKDESVACTDGLKTVDGKGEKNLDLASRLKVTNILPFPTPVARTHLLATESQGCCMRWSVLPPKSSLYSHNPTNVHYLATLQVLHKQGVQSYRTSLKAKEPKAPRRHILTEAKQHRHQPLVNKVFPKPLLPSLTVSRVIIPVSTHRVL from the exons ATGGATTTCTGTCAGGAGAGTGAAACTGttttagaaaataatgaaaataagaaaattgaagacaCAGAAGAAACTGCTCTGACTTTAAGTTGTCCAGATGAGAGAAGCGAAAGGAATCACGTTTGCTGTCTTCTCAGTATCAGTGATCTCACGCTGAACGAGGATGAGCAGGCCAACGAGTTTGCCATCAACACTGGGTGGGAGGAAGCT GTCCATGGCTGGGGAAGGACCTCACCAACTGCCTGCATCTGGTCAAGGAAGAGAATGAAAAGGGGGAGGGTAGGAGAAGGCACCAGTGGTAGCAGCAACTGCTTGTTGTGCatgagtctttctcaagggaGTCCTGAGGCCCGGTCCCTGTTAGAGGGTGGGAAATCGGAAGTGGCTGCTGTGGTTGAGGTGAGCCCTCAGAAGAGCTGGAGCAACCCCTCCCAAGGTCCCAGCACTGCTTCCAAAGAGCCCAGCAAACCCTGCTTTCCTACACACttgaatggagaaaaaaaaagccttcaaacCAAGGAGTTTATCTGGTGCATGGAGGAATGGGCATTTCCCGAGACAGTTAGCAGCAAGGACTATAGGAACCCCAGCAAAATCACCGACCAGGGGCTCTCCATCTCCAGCTCCCTTGCTTCCAATGCCCTTGTGGTTCTGCCCCCACTCAAAATATCTCCCCCGAACAACTTGGATGTTCTGAATAAGAAAAGCAAGAATGTTTTCTGGCAGCCAGAAGAAAAGGTGATGCGGGTGGGAAAGGACGAGAGTGTAGCTTGTACAGATGGACTCAAAACAGTAGATGGGAAAGGTGAAAAAAACTTGGACCTGGCCAGCCGCCTGAAGGTCACCAACATTCTGCCTTTCCCTACCCCTGTGGCCCGGACCCACCTGCTGGCAACTGAGTCTCAAGGGTGCTGCATGCGCTGGTCCGTCCTTCCCCCGAAGAGCTCTCTGTACTCACACAATCCCACCAACGTCCACTATCTTGCCACCCTGCAGGTTTTGCATAAACAAGGAGTGCAAAGCTACAGAACCAGTCTCAAAGCCAAGGAACCCAAAGCACCCAGGAGGCACATTCTCACAGAGGCCAAGCAGCACAGGCACCAACCGCTAGTGAACAAAGTGTTCCCCAAACCTCTTTTGCCGTCTCTCACAGTGAGCAGGGTTATCATCCCAGTCTCTACTCATAGAGTTCTCTGA
- the C10H16orf46 gene encoding uncharacterized protein C16orf46 homolog isoform X2 — protein sequence MKRGRVGEGTSGSSNCLLCMSLSQGSPEARSLLEGGKSEVAAVVEVSPQKSWSNPSQGPSTASKEPSKPCFPTHLNGEKKSLQTKEFIWCMEEWAFPETVSSKDYRNPSKITDQGLSISSSLASNALVVLPPLKISPPNNLDVLNKKSKNVFWQPEEKVMRVGKDESVACTDGLKTVDGKGEKNLDLASRLKVTNILPFPTPVARTHLLATESQGCCMRWSVLPPKSSLYSHNPTNVHYLATLQVLHKQGVQSYRTSLKAKEPKAPRRHILTEAKQHRHQPLVNKVFPKPLLPSLTVSRVIIPVSTHRVL from the coding sequence ATGAAAAGGGGGAGGGTAGGAGAAGGCACCAGTGGTAGCAGCAACTGCTTGTTGTGCatgagtctttctcaagggaGTCCTGAGGCCCGGTCCCTGTTAGAGGGTGGGAAATCGGAAGTGGCTGCTGTGGTTGAGGTGAGCCCTCAGAAGAGCTGGAGCAACCCCTCCCAAGGTCCCAGCACTGCTTCCAAAGAGCCCAGCAAACCCTGCTTTCCTACACACttgaatggagaaaaaaaaagccttcaaacCAAGGAGTTTATCTGGTGCATGGAGGAATGGGCATTTCCCGAGACAGTTAGCAGCAAGGACTATAGGAACCCCAGCAAAATCACCGACCAGGGGCTCTCCATCTCCAGCTCCCTTGCTTCCAATGCCCTTGTGGTTCTGCCCCCACTCAAAATATCTCCCCCGAACAACTTGGATGTTCTGAATAAGAAAAGCAAGAATGTTTTCTGGCAGCCAGAAGAAAAGGTGATGCGGGTGGGAAAGGACGAGAGTGTAGCTTGTACAGATGGACTCAAAACAGTAGATGGGAAAGGTGAAAAAAACTTGGACCTGGCCAGCCGCCTGAAGGTCACCAACATTCTGCCTTTCCCTACCCCTGTGGCCCGGACCCACCTGCTGGCAACTGAGTCTCAAGGGTGCTGCATGCGCTGGTCCGTCCTTCCCCCGAAGAGCTCTCTGTACTCACACAATCCCACCAACGTCCACTATCTTGCCACCCTGCAGGTTTTGCATAAACAAGGAGTGCAAAGCTACAGAACCAGTCTCAAAGCCAAGGAACCCAAAGCACCCAGGAGGCACATTCTCACAGAGGCCAAGCAGCACAGGCACCAACCGCTAGTGAACAAAGTGTTCCCCAAACCTCTTTTGCCGTCTCTCACAGTGAGCAGGGTTATCATCCCAGTCTCTACTCATAGAGTTCTCTGA